CACCGCGAATCCGCCGTGCTCGAAAATGTCGTCGCCACGCGATTCGCCGGCGCAGTAGTGCGCATCACCGGTGTGGCGAACCGTGTAGATGAGTGTTCCGCCTGGGCGCAACACCCGACGAATCTCAGCCATGGCGCGCTGAATCTCGGCTGTGGAGAAGGCCATGCACAACGCCATGTGCGCGAAGACCGCGTCAAATGCGCCATCGTCCACCGGCAGTGGCTGACGCAGGTCATGCACCGTCGCCACGAGATTGGCGGCGACACCCTGAACCTGGGCGGTGTGCCGGATCTGCTCGACCGCAACCTCGCTGAAATCGGTGGCCACCACCGAGAATCCCTCCCGCGCGAAGTAGAGCGCGTCACGACCGTGCCCGGCCGCCAACTCGAGCACCGATTCGACGCCGGCGTCCTTGAACACCTGCGCCGCATGCACTGCCGGTGACGAAGGCTCGGTGCCGTACATAGCGGGGTGCGCCTGATAGGTGCCATCCCAATGTTCGCGCTGAGCGGCGGCCAAGTCCGCCTGCATATCGGCCCCTTTCATGCCCTCTAAGTCAGTTTTCAATAATTCTATTGAATAGTGGATCCGAGGATCTATAGTAATCCCGTGCCCGTTGCACCAGAGGTCAAACGCGACTTCAAAAACCGGCTGTACGGCGAGTTCTCTCGCATCGGCAAGGCCCTGTCGAGCGGGCCCCGGCTAGAGATTCTCGACGTGCTGGCGCAGGGGGCACGGACCGTCGAGTCACTGGCAGTCGAGACCGCGCTCTCCGTCGCCAACACCTCGCGCCACCTCCAGGTACTGCGCCAGGTGCAGCTTGTGACGTCCCAAAGGGACGGGACATATGTCCGCTACCAGCTTTCCGGTCCGGAGGTCACCGCTGTCGTGTTGGCGCTGCGGCACACCGCCGAGCAGCACCTGGCCGAGGTGGACCGGGTGGTGCGTGACTACCTGGGCGACCGCGACAGCCTTGAGCCGATAACCCCGGACGAGCTAGCCCGTCGCATGGCGCACGACGACGTCGTGCTGCTTGATGTGCGCCCCGCCCAGGAGTATGCGGCCGGTCATATCGACGGGGCGGTGTCCCTACCCGTCGACAAGCTTCACGAACGACTCGCTGCACTCCCCCGCGACAAGCATTACATCGCCTATTGCCGCGGCCCGTACTGCGTGTACGCCGACGAAGCCGTTGACCTACTGCAGTCCAGCGGCATTCGTGCACAACGTCTTACCGAGGGATATCCGGAATGGAGGTTGGCCGGACGCCCGGTGAGTCCCATTAGGAGGCCAGCATGAAACGCGTGGTGATCGTCGGATACGGAGTCATCTCCTACCTGATATTCCTTGCGGCATTTCTCTATTCGATTGGGTTCGTCGGAAATTTCGTGGTGCCGCGTACCGTCGACAACGGCCTGCCGGCATCGACCGCCACTGCCCTGGCGATCGACGTCGTGCTGCTCGGACTGTTCGCCGTGCCGCACAGTGTGATGGCCCGCCCCGGCTTCAAGCTCTGGTGGACTCGGCTGATTCCCGACACCATCGAGCGCAGTACCTACGTGCTGGTGTCGAGCCTTCTTCTGATCCTTCTGTTCTGGCAGTGGCGGACGCTCCCCGCACCTGTCTGGGAGATCGGCTGGACACCAGGACGCATCGCCCTACACGCCCTCTTCTGGATCGGGTGGGCCATCGTGCTTGCGTCGACCTTCATGATCAACCATTTCGACCTGTTCGGGCTACGTCAGGTCTACCTCGTATGGCAGGCAAAGCCTTACAGCCACCTTCCATTTCGCGCGACCATGCTCTATCGGCTGGTGCGCCACCCCTTGATGTTCGGTTTCCTCATCGCCTTCTGGGCAACCCCGTCGATGTCCGCCGGTCACCTTCTCTTCTCGGTGGCGACCACGGCCTACGTATTGATAGCCCTGCGCTTCGAGGAGCGTGATCTGCGCGCGGCCCTGGGCGAGCCGTACCGGGAGTACAGCGCTCGGGTACCCATGTTGGTCCCGGGCCTACGCCCTCATAAGTCGTCGTAATATTCAGTGCTGCAATGCTTGTGGTACGAACTCCCGTGCCGCCGCGAGCACCTGACGCTTCGACGGATTGACCATGGCCCGGCCCGCGACGCTGACGGTCGGGACGGTCTCATTGCCGTCGGCGACGGAGCGTACATAAGCGGCCGCGTCCGGCGATTCCCAGATGTTCACCTCCGAGTAGCGCAGTCGAGTAAAGCGCAACTGAGCCCTCAGCTTGATGCAGTACGGACACCCGGGCCGCCAGTACACGACGACCTCATCCGGGCCTGGAACAGAACTCGTCATGACTCCCTGTCTACACGCGCGTGCCCGCGGTAGCACCGGGCTTGAGCGTGTAGACGTCGTCGACGGCGATCACCACGGCGCACCGAGGGGGCTTCATGCCGCGCTCCTCGGCGAACGCGATGGCATCGTCGAAGGCCGGGCCCGATTCGAAAATCCGCGCCCGACCGACGAATCGATAACCGTCGAGCGCCTCACGGTCGATGACCGCCACCGAAACCCTCGACCCCGCAAGGATGTTGGCCAACGTCTGCCCACCGGTGTTCTCGTTGAATATGAGCGAGTGGTCGTCATAGACCCGCAGCGAGCGCTTGGGGCCGATGTTGGGAGTTTGGCCATCCGTCACCGTAGCCAGCACCGCAAGCTGTGCACCCAGCATCCGCTTCATGTCGTCGGTAAGAGCAGGCATGGTATCGATGGACTCCTGGACTAGTTGTGCTGGAACAAATTCGGGTATGCATGGCGGAGCAGCCGAGGCCCGGGCGATATCGATCAATCGCCGGATGCCGGGTAGCGGTGCCGCCCGAATCAACACCGACAGCAGATGCAGTAGCC
The nucleotide sequence above comes from Mycobacteroides saopaulense. Encoded proteins:
- a CDS encoding class I SAM-dependent methyltransferase, with product MKGADMQADLAAAQREHWDGTYQAHPAMYGTEPSSPAVHAAQVFKDAGVESVLELAAGHGRDALYFAREGFSVVATDFSEVAVEQIRHTAQVQGVAANLVATVHDLRQPLPVDDGAFDAVFAHMALCMAFSTAEIQRAMAEIRRVLRPGGTLIYTVRHTGDAHYCAGESRGDDIFEHGGFAVHFFPRELVEDLAAGWTLHEVHAFEEGDLPRRLWRITVTS
- a CDS encoding ArsR/SmtB family transcription factor: MPVAPEVKRDFKNRLYGEFSRIGKALSSGPRLEILDVLAQGARTVESLAVETALSVANTSRHLQVLRQVQLVTSQRDGTYVRYQLSGPEVTAVVLALRHTAEQHLAEVDRVVRDYLGDRDSLEPITPDELARRMAHDDVVLLDVRPAQEYAAGHIDGAVSLPVDKLHERLAALPRDKHYIAYCRGPYCVYADEAVDLLQSSGIRAQRLTEGYPEWRLAGRPVSPIRRPA
- the mddA gene encoding methanethiol S-methyltransferase, which produces MKRVVIVGYGVISYLIFLAAFLYSIGFVGNFVVPRTVDNGLPASTATALAIDVVLLGLFAVPHSVMARPGFKLWWTRLIPDTIERSTYVLVSSLLLILLFWQWRTLPAPVWEIGWTPGRIALHALFWIGWAIVLASTFMINHFDLFGLRQVYLVWQAKPYSHLPFRATMLYRLVRHPLMFGFLIAFWATPSMSAGHLLFSVATTAYVLIALRFEERDLRAALGEPYREYSARVPMLVPGLRPHKSS
- a CDS encoding glutaredoxin domain-containing protein → MTSSVPGPDEVVVYWRPGCPYCIKLRAQLRFTRLRYSEVNIWESPDAAAYVRSVADGNETVPTVSVAGRAMVNPSKRQVLAAAREFVPQALQH
- a CDS encoding pyridoxamine 5'-phosphate oxidase family protein, whose protein sequence is MPALTDDMKRMLGAQLAVLATVTDGQTPNIGPKRSLRVYDDHSLIFNENTGGQTLANILAGSRVSVAVIDREALDGYRFVGRARIFESGPAFDDAIAFAEERGMKPPRCAVVIAVDDVYTLKPGATAGTRV